In Desulfarculaceae bacterium, the following are encoded in one genomic region:
- a CDS encoding DoxX family membrane protein encodes MSPRNGLAGLIFSRWSYRLLRWGLAVVFIYAGAVKLMDPGSFANIIVRYGLLPDALVPWAALGLPALEVLAGLGLLVDLRGSLSLISLMLVMFAVVLYWGALAGLEIDCGCFSSDELAEHDSLRQALYRDLMMLGAAAYLYLWRWGRRQVRAESAWRHSYPYTQTR; translated from the coding sequence GTGAGCCCACGCAACGGCCTGGCCGGCCTGATATTCTCCCGCTGGAGCTACCGCCTGCTGCGCTGGGGGCTGGCGGTGGTGTTCATCTACGCCGGCGCGGTCAAGCTCATGGACCCGGGCTCATTCGCCAACATCATCGTGCGTTACGGCCTTTTGCCCGACGCCCTGGTGCCCTGGGCCGCCCTGGGCCTGCCCGCCCTGGAGGTCTTGGCCGGGCTGGGCCTACTGGTGGACCTCCGGGGCAGCCTCAGCCTGATCAGCCTGATGCTGGTGATGTTTGCGGTGGTGCTCTATTGGGGGGCCCTGGCGGGGCTGGAGATCGACTGCGGCTGTTTCAGCTCCGACGAGCTGGCCGAGCACGACTCCCTGCGCCAAGCCCTGTACCGGGATTTGATGATGCTGGGCGCGGCGGCCTATCTGTACCTGTGGCGCTGGGGGCGCCGTCAGGTGCGGGCCGAAAGCGCCTGGCGGCATAGCTATCCATACACTCAAACGAGGTGA
- a CDS encoding rhodanese-like domain-containing protein, with protein sequence MKKFVLITVLALAAVLMLGSLASAGLFGDKELENEKLVVTFYNEVKRGGYDVVDTETFKGWVDAKKPMVIVDTMPYEASYKKNHIPGAVQFLFPIPDVKEMKPEDIAKYTKLLGDDKDKVIVVYCGFPKCTRSHNGAMWAKKLGYKNVYRYPGGIKAWMEKDYPVATVK encoded by the coding sequence ATGAAGAAGTTTGTTCTGATTACGGTTCTGGCCCTGGCCGCGGTACTGATGCTGGGCAGCCTGGCCTCCGCCGGCTTGTTCGGCGACAAGGAACTGGAGAACGAGAAGCTGGTGGTGACCTTCTACAACGAGGTCAAGCGCGGCGGTTACGACGTGGTGGACACCGAGACCTTCAAGGGCTGGGTGGACGCCAAGAAACCCATGGTCATCGTGGACACCATGCCCTACGAGGCCTCCTACAAGAAGAACCACATCCCCGGCGCGGTGCAGTTCCTGTTCCCCATCCCCGACGTGAAGGAGATGAAGCCCGAGGACATCGCCAAGTACACCAAGCTGTTGGGCGACGACAAGGACAAGGTCATCGTGGTCTACTGCGGCTTCCCCAAGTGTACCCGCAGCCACAACGGCGCCATGTGGGCCAAGAAGCTGGGCTACAAGAACGTGTACCGCTACCCCGGCGGCATCAAGGCCTGGATGGAAAAGGACTACCCGGTGGCTACGGTCAAGTAA
- a CDS encoding disulfide bond formation protein B: protein MSYDLARKINLIFVLGIAGVLSGSLVIQFTGEYPCPLCILQRLAFVLMVMGPLLNLRFGVRQRHYAISLFAALFGMSVSVRQVLLHVVPGTGHYGFAVADMHLYTWAFVFFFVSVFAVGVMLAIHKEAEIVPEVVNQRDAYVKVAFGVMGLIVAILAVATLLECGWQCPDSPTSYKLL from the coding sequence ATGAGCTACGACCTTGCGCGCAAAATAAACCTGATCTTCGTGTTGGGCATCGCCGGAGTGCTTTCCGGCTCCCTGGTCATCCAGTTCACCGGCGAGTATCCCTGCCCCCTGTGCATCCTGCAGCGCCTAGCCTTCGTGCTCATGGTCATGGGCCCCCTGCTGAACCTGCGCTTCGGGGTGCGCCAACGCCACTATGCCATCAGCCTGTTCGCGGCCCTGTTCGGCATGTCGGTCTCGGTGCGCCAGGTGCTCCTGCATGTGGTGCCCGGCACCGGCCACTACGGCTTCGCGGTGGCGGACATGCACCTGTACACCTGGGCTTTCGTGTTTTTCTTCGTGTCGGTGTTCGCGGTGGGAGTGATGCTGGCCATCCACAAGGAGGCCGAGATCGTGCCCGAGGTGGTGAACCAGCGAGACGCCTACGTCAAGGTGGCCTTCGGGGTGATGGGACTCATCGTGGCCATCCTGGCCGTGGCCACCCTGCTGGAGTGTGGTTGGCAGTGTCCGGACAGCCCCACCAGCTACAAACTGCTCTGA
- the lexA gene encoding transcriptional repressor LexA: MTRGLTQRQAQVLEFIEEFTANHGYPPTVREVAANFGFRSPRAAHDHMKALEKKGYMRSKAGRPRALEVLHSRRGIPVLGKIAAGQPILAVEDAEEVLGLEPGFFGSGSFFALRVRGDSMINDHIAEGDLVILRAQDDARTGEVAAVLLGDEVTLKHFVPHSGGLELRAANPAVKSIMVGPEDEPPRVLGIMVGLVRKN, encoded by the coding sequence ATGACTCGCGGACTGACCCAGCGCCAGGCTCAGGTCCTGGAGTTCATAGAGGAGTTCACCGCCAACCACGGCTACCCGCCCACGGTGCGGGAGGTGGCGGCCAACTTCGGCTTCCGCTCCCCCCGGGCGGCCCACGACCACATGAAGGCCCTGGAGAAAAAGGGCTACATGCGCTCCAAGGCCGGACGGCCCCGCGCCCTGGAGGTGCTGCACAGCCGCCGGGGCATCCCGGTGCTGGGCAAGATCGCCGCCGGTCAGCCCATTCTGGCCGTGGAGGACGCGGAGGAGGTGCTGGGCCTGGAACCCGGCTTCTTTGGCTCGGGCAGCTTTTTCGCCCTCAGGGTACGGGGCGATTCCATGATCAACGACCACATCGCCGAGGGCGACCTGGTGATCCTCCGGGCCCAGGACGACGCCCGCACCGGCGAGGTGGCCGCGGTGCTCCTGGGCGACGAGGTGACGCTCAAGCACTTCGTGCCCCACAGCGGCGGCCTGGAGCTCAGGGCGGCCAACCCGGCGGTGAAGAGCATCATGGTGGGGCCCGAGGACGAGCCGCCGAGGGTGCTGGGCATCATGGTGGGGCTGGTGAGAAAGAATTAG